In Planctomycetaceae bacterium, the following are encoded in one genomic region:
- the lpxA gene encoding acyl-ACP--UDP-N-acetylglucosamine O-acyltransferase: MARIHPTAIVDAKAQVDEDVEIGPYCIVEDAVTLGAGTVLRSGAVIRRYTTLGRGNFVDSHTVIGGDPQDFKFDPRQVSYVRIGDNNIIREYVTISRATGEGNATIIGNNTMWMTGAHAGHNAVIEDNVILVNGSAVGGHATIGTGAILSAHALVHQFCWIGRNVMTQGQSGFSTHVPPFTLCANINCCIGLNGIGLRRNPKVTETDRAEVKEAFKLLYRRRLSARESLAAMDAHTEWGWAASEFRQFIHNVREARKPHNRGLCPLRRRIMSGEE; encoded by the coding sequence ATGGCCAGAATACACCCAACCGCCATTGTCGACGCCAAGGCCCAGGTGGACGAAGACGTCGAGATTGGCCCGTACTGTATCGTTGAAGACGCGGTGACCCTCGGTGCCGGCACGGTCCTGCGCTCGGGCGCGGTGATCCGCCGCTACACCACGCTGGGACGGGGCAACTTCGTCGACAGCCACACCGTCATCGGCGGAGATCCGCAGGACTTCAAGTTCGACCCCAGGCAGGTTAGCTACGTCCGCATCGGCGACAACAACATCATCCGCGAGTACGTGACGATCTCGCGCGCCACCGGCGAGGGCAACGCCACAATCATAGGCAACAACACAATGTGGATGACCGGCGCCCACGCCGGGCACAACGCCGTCATCGAAGACAACGTCATTCTCGTCAACGGCTCGGCCGTCGGCGGGCACGCCACCATCGGCACCGGGGCGATCCTGTCAGCCCACGCGCTGGTACACCAGTTCTGCTGGATCGGGCGCAACGTCATGACGCAGGGGCAGAGCGGTTTCAGCACGCACGTGCCCCCGTTCACCCTCTGCGCCAACATCAACTGCTGCATCGGGCTCAATGGGATCGGGCTGCGGCGAAACCCCAAGGTCACCGAGACCGATCGCGCCGAGGTCAAGGAAGCTTTCAAGCTGCTGTACCGGCGCAGGCTCTCGGCCAGGGAATCGCTGGCTGCGATGGACGCCCACACGGAGTGGGGCTGGGCGGCGTCGGAGTTCCGCCAGTTCATCCACAACGTCCGAGAGGCCCGCAAACCCCACAACCGCGGACTGTGCCCGCTGCGCCGCCGCATCATGAGCGGCGAGGAGTAA
- a CDS encoding glucuronate isomerase, protein MPDLTDAASLQQAVRRCIAQTNITDIHTHLFPPSHGGLMLWGIDDLLTYHYLVAELFMVAPRSLTPEKFWAMPKTTQADLVWKHVFIEGGALSEVAGGVVTTLNLLGLDAGPRDLAAIRKWYAAQSANAYLTRVFEQTRIDYAVMTNDPFKAEEVKHWKTSSSLRPVPEFLKTALRIDTMIVDWPGACRLLQAQGYDAQPAGGSVSFAEARRFLLDWAKILKPTYLAASLPPTFIYPEGTTAPQVVQNVVVPVAMELGVPLAMMIGVRRGVNPPLRDGGDGLGVADVRAVENLCRDFPGAKFIVTMLARANQHELTVLGRKFRNLHVEGCWWFCNNASIIEEMTRMRVELLGTAFTLQHSDARVLDQVIYKWAHAKRIAEKVLVERYTKLFNDGWRPTESEIARDIRNLFGGSFKTFLAK, encoded by the coding sequence ATGCCCGACCTGACCGATGCCGCTTCGCTGCAGCAGGCCGTCCGCCGTTGCATCGCCCAGACCAACATCACCGACATCCACACCCACCTCTTCCCGCCCTCGCACGGGGGGCTGATGCTCTGGGGCATTGACGACCTGCTGACGTACCACTACCTGGTCGCCGAGCTGTTCATGGTCGCTCCCCGTTCGCTGACGCCGGAAAAGTTCTGGGCCATGCCCAAGACCACCCAGGCCGACCTGGTCTGGAAGCACGTGTTCATCGAAGGCGGGGCTCTGAGCGAAGTGGCCGGCGGCGTCGTCACGACGCTGAACCTGCTGGGCCTTGATGCCGGTCCACGCGACCTGGCCGCCATCCGCAAATGGTACGCCGCGCAAAGCGCCAATGCCTACCTCACGCGTGTCTTCGAGCAGACGCGCATTGATTACGCCGTCATGACCAACGACCCCTTCAAGGCCGAAGAGGTCAAGCACTGGAAGACATCCAGCTCTCTACGACCAGTGCCGGAGTTTCTGAAGACCGCCCTGCGCATCGACACGATGATCGTCGATTGGCCCGGCGCCTGCCGACTGTTGCAGGCTCAGGGCTACGACGCCCAGCCCGCCGGCGGCAGCGTCAGCTTCGCAGAGGCCCGCAGGTTCCTTCTCGACTGGGCGAAGATCCTCAAGCCGACGTACCTGGCCGCCTCACTGCCGCCGACGTTCATCTACCCTGAAGGCACGACGGCCCCGCAGGTGGTGCAGAACGTCGTCGTGCCGGTGGCGATGGAACTGGGCGTGCCACTGGCGATGATGATTGGCGTGCGTCGCGGCGTCAACCCGCCCCTGCGCGACGGCGGCGACGGGTTAGGCGTGGCGGACGTTCGGGCGGTGGAGAACCTCTGCCGCGACTTCCCCGGTGCCAAGTTCATCGTGACGATGCTCGCCCGGGCCAATCAGCACGAGCTGACGGTGCTCGGCCGCAAGTTCCGCAACCTGCACGTCGAGGGCTGCTGGTGGTTCTGCAACAACGCCAGCATTATTGAAGAGATGACCCGCATGCGCGTGGAACTACTGGGGACGGCTTTCACGCTCCAGCACAGCGACGCCCGGGTGCTCGACCAGGTGATCTACAAATGGGCCCACGCCAAGCGCATCGCCGAGAAAGTGCTCGTCGAGCGATACACGAAGCTCTTCAACGACGGCTGGCGGCCGACCGAATC